One Oncorhynchus mykiss isolate Arlee chromosome 9, USDA_OmykA_1.1, whole genome shotgun sequence genomic window, AACATTGTAGTCGAATTGCTCAATATCAAGATTCATATTTATTTGACATTTCAAATAACATAATCTAACTTCAGGAAATATAACACATGGATGCCAAATGATTATGTTGCCATCTAgtgtttttaaaataaataaaaattgtgtTGAGCTAAAAATAACGTACGCGTGTGACCTTCGTTGTATTATGAACTTTTCTCATTTTCATCCCATGTTCTTTCGTCCCTCGTCTCCTTCAACAATCAACTTTGGCCATTTGCCATCTTTTGAAACAAACGCACTTCAACCACAACGCTGGTGTccttgaaaaaataaataaaataaatacctcAACCAACCATTCCTTCACCCAGAACGAGCACCAGGGGAACCCAGAGGAGGTGGATATGGAGATACCTCTCAGCATGAATGTTGAGGCCCTCCACACCTGCCACCTGCCCAGCCTCTACAGAGAGGGGCCACACAACCCCACCCACATCCTTAGTCTGACTACTCTCAGGTTGGTACAGCGTCACAGCCATGTATTTACAGAGTCGGAACTTTGACGTTTCTGCATTGTGATGCGTTTACATGACACTCCAACATTCTACGGCGGCCATGTTAGATCCCAATTAACATTAGATGGGAAGGGATATTTAAATCACTAGTATGTCACTGGTGACGAAATACAGATGAAACCTTACCTCTATGTTTGCACATTTCTTTTGCACCTGTGGTGTTCTGTGGTCACTAGTCAAGTACAGTGCAATTAAATATGGAAAAATATTGTAtagatgtattatttttttttgtacatgGTTTTAAGTGCGAGTACTTTTTCAACTCCACTCAGTATAGTCTACTCATTCTAGCCAACCTTGGCAGAGAACAGACTAGACCACATGTAGTAGCCCACtagaccctaaccttaacccagctAGCGAGCGTCTAATGACCCACTAGCAGCCTGCCGCCGGCAAAGTTCGCGGCCGACTGGCAACTATTGGCGGCCCCTCAGGGGCCCATCAGTGGCTAGCTTAGCTGCTATAGCCCTAAAACTGCTTCTCTCCCCTGTGtcagactagcgtcctgtccagggggtgtacatcaagctgcctctcCAGGCTATTTGCTTACtgcttcttctcttctcctcagtAACAGCGTGTAGCTACTGTACAAATACTGTGTAGATACTGTGAAGATACTGTAAATTCTGTAGATACTGTATAGATACTGTTTATGATACTGGTCATCTCCCCAGTAACAGTCAGGAGCTGGACAGTGGCGTGGGCCGTACAGACGAAAGCACCCACAACGCTGAGTCCTCTGAACATGACCTGCTGGGAGAGGACCAGGACCAGACCAGCGCCCCAAacaccaacacaaccaacacccCAGGCAGCATGAGGAAGTTCAGGCCTGGGAATACACCCTCGTCCCCCTCGCCCCACCTCCAAGAGAGCCACCTCAGTAATGACTCCCAGCCAAGGGTGGGGCTGTATGGAGGAAAGGGACTGGGAGGGGGTTTggggacagggttggggttggggttgggggggtaCGTACCCGAcccactgatgatgatgatgatgatgccggGTCTGACTGAGGAAGAGTGCGAGAGGTACAGGGAGCTACTAGAGATCCGGTGTCAGTTTGAAAGGAACAGGAAGCTTGCTGAGAGAAGCCAGGGAGGAAGATCAgggactgaggaggaggaggaggaggagggtgagatgtGTGAGGGTGAAGGGGGGAGTGACCCAAAAGTCGATGTAAACTGCAACGAGAGCATGACGCAACACGAGATGGCGTTGTTAGAGGAGGAACTACGTCATCTAGAGTTTAAGTGCCGCAACATCCTGAGAGTGCAGAAGATGCAACAGCTGAGAGAACGATGCATGAAGGCGTGGCTTCTGGAGGAGGACGTTGTTGGCCGTGGAGCCCTACCCACTGGTTCTGAACCCGCACCCGACCACGACACAGACCCAGAGCCCGCCAACGAGCTCCACCGCAAGCTATCGGACATCAATGAGCTCCCTGAGCGGGAGAGATccgacccagacccagaccaggaCAAAGACAGCACCAGCGCCTACAACACAGGGGGAGAGAGCTGCAGGACCACCCCTCTGGTCAGCACCGAGTTACTCCCTCTGTCTTTGTCCATCCaggaagagggtagaggaggggacaCTCCCAACAGACACAGCCGAGACGGGGCCGACAAGGTCGGGTCTCGGCGGGGATGGGAGAAAGGAGGACATGGTAGTCTGAATGGTTCCTTCTCTCCCAACAGCTACAGGTAATGTCTTGTGAGATACTGTAAAGCTACTGTGTAGATAttgtatagatactgtatatatactgtatagatactatgtagatactgtatagatACTCTATAGATAAAgaatatttactgtatatatatgctGTGTAGATAATCTATAGACACTGTACTGATACTGTGTAGATACTCTATAGATACAgtgtatatactctatatatactttATATATACTGTGTAGataatgtatatatactgtatagatatTGTATAGATAATCTATAAATACTGTATAGATACTCTATATTTACTATATAGATAATCTATAAATACTGTATAGATACCGTATATATGCGGTGTAGATAATCTATAGATGCTGCATATATACTGTGTAGATAATCTATAGATACTCTATAGATGCTGAATAGATACTCTATAGATGCTGTATAGATAATCTATAAATACTGGATAGATACCGTATATATACTGTGTAGATAATCTATAGATACTCTATAGATGCTGCATATATACTGTGTAGATAATctatagatactgtatagataatctatatatactgtatagattCTGTATAGATCATCTattgatactgtatatatactgtatagatcatctatagatactgtatagttcatctatagatactgtatatatactgtatagctCATCTAATGATACTGTATAGATCATCTAATGATACTGTATAGATAATCGAATGATACTGTATAGATCATCTAATGATACTGTATAGATCATCTAATGATACTGTATAGATCATCTAATGATACTGTATAGATCATCTAATGATACTGTATAGATCATCTAATGATTCTGTATAGATAATCTATAGATTCTGTATTGATACTGTGTAGATACTGTATTGATTCTGTATACGCTGTAGAAGTCTTGTCTGTCTTTTGCTGTGTAATGTCCTGTAAATCAGTAGGCTTGTTAAAACGTCATTGTTTTCTTAGGAATACCTCTATTTTTGCAAAGAAAATCTCCCTATGAGAGagtattctttctttctttctttctttctttctttctttctttctttctttctttctttctttatttctttctttctttctttctttctttctttctttcatgcaggaagtaccagatccAAATGACCAACGCCAGCACAAGCCCCGTCCATCCAAAATTCTGGTCTCTGACCCGGGGGGATAACGTTGTCGGGGTGGGGTCATCATCGCAGAGGGGCATAGCTGATGGCGGAACAACCACAACACCCCCACGGAAGTCCCCCAGAGCTAACCCCACACaccacgacaggtcagggggtcCAACCGCAGAGTCCAGCCCATACTTCACCCGGCGTCGCCAAGGCAACAAGCCTCCGGCACCGAAACCCTACCAGAGCTGCATGCAGCTGCCGTCGAGCGACCCGGAGGTCCGGATCGACTCCCTGGACTCTGTAGACCGAGCCGTGGTCCCGGGGATGGGTCTAGGCGAGAGAGGGGCTGCAGCGGGCAGCAGTGGTCAGGCCAGTCCCAGGAGTGTTAGTGGTGCCCCAGCAGACAGCACCGAGGCCCAGGACAGCCACACCGGCCTCCCCctacacctccctctgcagccGGGCCCGGCTTCACCTCACATGGAGTGGAAGGTACTGCAGGTTTTATATTTTttgatattttatattttattattggtaacactttacttgacacccagtttTATAATACGTTATGACATGGTCTTAACCATGTCATAACGGCTGTCATAACCTGGTCATAAGACCATCATGACctgtatatttacacctgttgtgacatgtaTTGCGCTATTTTATGGCTAGTTAAAAAGATACCCGCATAAGAttgtcaaaacccacatttattcaaatgtatttttcccAGCCAAAAGGTTTCCTTTCGATTTAAAGTTTGTTTCTGAAGTCCTttgcatgttgttgttgttgttgttgttgtcaggaATTATGTTTACAGTCATGTTTCCCCCCCATCATATTTTAAATACCTGGCACAAAATacaagcattatgaccatcccgAATCACTTTATATATATAGCACAAAATacaagcattatgaccatcccgaatcactttatatatatatagcacaAAATgcaagcattatgaccatcccgaatcactatatatatatagcacaGTCACACAGCATTATGTCACAGTCATACAGCATTATGACCATCCACAATCACTTTATATATATAGCACAGTCACACAGCATTATGTCACAGTCATACAGCATTATGACCATCCACAatcactttatatatatatatagcacagTCACACAGCATTATGTCACAGTCATACAGCATTATGTCACAGTCACACAGCATTATGTCACAGTCATACAGCATTATGTCACAGTCATACAGCATTATGTCACAGTCACACAGCATTATGTCACAGTCATACAGCATTATGTCACAGTCACACAGCATTATGTCACAGTCATACAGCATTATGTCACAGTCATACAGCATTATGACACAGTCACACAGCATTATGTCACAGTCATACAGCATTATGACACAGTCATACAGCATTATGTCACAGTCACACAGCATTATGACACAGTCACAGTCATACAGCATTATGACACAGTCACACAGCATTATGGCACAGTCATACAGCATTATGACACAGTCACACAGCATTATGATACAGTCACACAGCATTATGACACAGTCACACAGCATTATGACACAGTCATACAGCATTATGACACAGTCATACAGCATTATGACACAGTCATACAGCATTATGACACAGTCATACAGCATTATGACACAGTCACACAGCATTATGACACAGTCACACAGCATTATGACACAGTCACACAGCATTATGACACAGTCATACAGCATTATGTCACAGTCACACAGCATTATGTCACAGTCACACAGCATTATGACACAGTCATACAGCATTATGACACAGTCACACAGCATTATGACACAGTCACACAGCATTATGACACAGTCACACAGCATTATGACACAGTCACACAGCATTATGACACAGTCACACAGCATTATGACACAGTCACACAGCATTATGACACAGTCATACAGCATTATGACACAGTCATACAGCATTatgacacagtaacacagcattATGACACAGTCATACAGCATTATGTCACAGTCATGCAGCATTATGTCACAGTCATACTGCATTATGTCACAGTCATGCAGCATTATGTCACAGTCATGCAGCATTATGACACAGTCATACAGCATTATGTCAGTCATACAGCATTATGTCACAGTCATACAGCATTATGACACAGTCATGCAGCATTATGACACAGTCACAGCATTATGTCACAGTCACAGCATTATGTCACAGTCATACAGCATTATGTCACAGACATACAGCATTATTTCACAGTCATACAGCATTATGTCACAGTCATGCAGCATTATGACACAGTCATACAGCATTATGTCACAGTCATATAGCATTATGACACAGTCATACAGCATTATGTCACAGTCATACAGCATTATGACACAGTCATACAGCATTATGACACAGTCACACAGCATTATGTCACAGTCACACAGCATTATGTCACAGTCACACAGCATTATGTCACAGTCACACAGCATTATGTCACAGTCACACAGCATTATGTCACAGTCATGCAGCATTATGTCACAATCATGCAGCATTATGACACAGTCATACAGCATTATGTCAGTCATACAGCATTATGTCACAGTCATACAGCATTGTGACACAGTCAGGCAGCATTATGACACAGTCACAGCATTATGTCACAGTCATACAGCATTATGACCACCCCGAATCACTTTACTGGAATGTTTTGCCTCGTGTGGTAGGATTTTGGGGgatttgacactcttatgtaggtgtcataaccaacCATCAAATAACACactatgtcacaacaggtgtccacatatgggtcatgacagtgttatgatcacattatgacatggttatgacaagttatgtcagctattatgacaagttatgtcagctatTATGACAGATTATGTCAGGTTATGTCAgctattatgacaggttatgacaagttatgtctgctattatgacaagttatgtctgctattatgacaggttatgtcagctattatgacaagttatgtcagctattatgacaagttatgtcagctattatgacaagttatgtctgctattatgacaggttatgtcagctattatgacaagttatgtcagctatTATGACAAGTTataacaagttatgtcagctgacaccgctgggtgtcaagtaaagtgttacctgtCATTATTTATTGATAGTTGTTGATTCTATATGTCTTACATGGTGcaattaaattatatatttggGAATTGTGAGCATTATCTTATCTTATCCGTAAGGTGAAGATCCGTAGCGACGGGACGCGCTACGTTGCCAAGCGACCAGTGAGGGACCGCCTCCTTAAAGCCCGGGCCATTAAGATCAGAGAAGAGCGCAGCGGCATGACGACGGACGACGACGCGGTCAGCGAGATGAAGCAGGGACGTTATTGGTCGAAGGAGGAGCGTAAACAACAGCTGCTGAGGGCCAGGGAGCACCGGCAGCGCCGTGAGTTCATGATGCAGAGCCGGCTGGACTACCTGAAGGGAGACAGAGACCTACAGGAGGGACCTGTGGACGGGAAGGCTACAGGAGGACCTCCAGGCCTgcagggggagacaggtggtagTCCCAGTATCCTGGCCCTCAGCCAGAAGAAGTTCATGAAGAAGAGGAACAAGAGGATCCTGGATAACTGGGTCACCATCCAGGAACTACTCGCTCATGGATCCAGGTCACCGGATGGAAAGAAGGTGTATaattctcttctctctgttactacggtgtgatggagggatgggaggagaagaggagaggagaggagaggagaggagaggagaggagaggagaggagaggagaggagaggagaggagaggagaggagaaggtctaCAACCCCCAGCTCTGTTACTAcggtgtgatggagggatgggagaagagaggagagggagaaggatgtaaATAAATCCAACCCAAGAGGAGATGCAGGACAACATACAtaatatggacagagagaggaacagcatcggCAGCTAAATGGTAGAATTGAATGAGAAATAACATTGTTTAAAGAGGACGAAAGAAGACTGAGCGGGAAGAGAAAGGGATTTACACTGTAAATCATGTACGCATTGTAAACATACTGTAGGTCAACATGTGATTCATCCACAGGAAGTTAATTCATtactagagatggagagatatgaAGATGACTATCGTGATTTTTATAGGAGACTTTAAGTCTTCCTGGAGATAGTATGGAATAAACACTGTTTATTCAGCTTATAGAAAGTGTAAAGTGCAAAGCTTTCTGTTTTAATTcagttttgtttttaaatgaatCCCAGAAACCCATTTTACTGATGTATGTACAGAGAAAACGGTGTGAAATGATATTGTTTTATTAGGAGAGGGAACCAatggagagaggaaatgaggaggagatgaggaggagatgagcgagaggaggagatcaggagatgaggaggagaggaggagatgagcgagaggaggagaggaggagagaggagaggaggagaggaggagatgagcgagaggaggaaaggagaggaggagatgagcgagaggaggagatgagaagatgagcgagaaaaggagaggaggagatgagtgagaggagatgaggagaggatgagatgaggagatgagaaagaggaggagaggaggagaggaggagatgagcgagaggaggagatgagcgagaggaagagagggggagatgagaaggagactagcaagaggaggagatgaggagacgagcgagaggaagagatggggagatgaggaaacgagcgagaggaggagaggagatgaggagaggagaattCTACAGTGGAGTGAGTTACAAGCTTTGGGTCTTTGGGGATTGGGTGTAATAAGTATTCTGTATTAAGGGTCAgtaagacacagagaaagagagacaaaggggAGGTAGCCCAGACACGCAGAATAATGAGTATTCTGTATTAAGGGTCAgtaagacacagagaaagagagagaaagctaaagagggatggagagagaaaaacagagagagagaaagatatgtgCTCAatagagaggcaagagagagatggagagcaagaaagcgaaagtgagagagagtgcaagagagtgagagaaagagtgagagagagagagaacaagacagtgagagagagagaaagagtgagagagagagcaatagagagagagaaagagtgagagagcaagagagagagagagtgaaagagtgagagagagagcaagagaaaagagagagagagagacaaaagaaaAGCACAACCTGACTGAAATAATGGCACAGAGAAAGCACACActtgttgaatcaacattgtttccacgtcatttcaatgaaatgttgttgaaccaacgtggaatagacgttgaattgaagtctgtgcactataaagggaatagggtctaaagtagtgcactataaagggaatagggtcaatagtagtgcactataaagggaatagggtctaaagcagtgcactataaagggaatagggtctaaagtagtgcactatatagggaatagggtctaaagtagtgcactatagagggaaggctctaaagtcgtgcactataaagggaatagggtctaaagtagtgcactatgaagggaacagggtgccatttgggatgctgactgCAGTCCCTGGTCTATTCCAGTTGACTGCTCTCAAACAGCTAATAGGAGAAGGGTTGTTTGCTGTAGCAAAGTACCTACACCGTTT contains:
- the LOC110532851 gene encoding PDZ domain-containing protein 4-like, with product MGCNMCVVNRPEQQYKVMFQKGYINGTLRPLDGHCNKVKGRRPSQLPQERNTPNSNSQDPLLLQVVGCRGYRSNGGTLGPGGTLGNVGTTGLVSIPDCVDNCTQTDISFQNILTVGRSTHHQPHGGSSPTQPPPSPPLPHLMDSYLLNEFCTYDHEYNDPNDYFDIAHHEVDRQEELEYEEVELYKSSQQDKLGLTVCYCTDDEEDLGIYVGEVNPNSIAAKNGRIREGDRILQINGIDIQNREEAVAILTREDSINFSLLLARPDIENEHQGNPEEVDMEIPLSMNVEALHTCHLPSLYREGPHNPTHILSLTTLSNSQELDSGVGRTDESTHNAESSEHDLLGEDQDQTSAPNTNTTNTPGSMRKFRPGNTPSSPSPHLQESHLSNDSQPRVGLYGGKGLGGGLGTGLGLGLGGYVPDPLMMMMMMPGLTEEECERYRELLEIRCQFERNRKLAERSQGGRSGTEEEEEEEGEMCEGEGGSDPKVDVNCNESMTQHEMALLEEELRHLEFKCRNILRVQKMQQLRERCMKAWLLEEDVVGRGALPTGSEPAPDHDTDPEPANELHRKLSDINELPERERSDPDPDQDKDSTSAYNTGGESCRTTPLVSTELLPLSLSIQEEGRGGDTPNRHSRDGADKVGSRRGWEKGGHGSLNGSFSPNSYRKYQIQMTNASTSPVHPKFWSLTRGDNVVGVGSSSQRGIADGGTTTTPPRKSPRANPTHHDRSGGPTAESSPYFTRRRQGNKPPAPKPYQSCMQLPSSDPEVRIDSLDSVDRAVVPGMGLGERGAAAGSSGQASPRSVSGAPADSTEAQDSHTGLPLHLPLQPGPASPHMEWKVKIRSDGTRYVAKRPVRDRLLKARAIKIREERSGMTTDDDAVSEMKQGRYWSKEERKQQLLRAREHRQRREFMMQSRLDYLKGDRDLQEGPVDGKATGGPPGLQGETGGSPSILALSQKKFMKKRNKRILDNWVTIQELLAHGSRSPDGKKVYNSLLSVTTV